The DNA sequence TGCGGATCTGATGCTGAGCCGAGCAGTCTACGCTCCACTGGCGCAGCAGATAACCTGCCAGAGCGGCACGGCAACTAATTACCAATTCCCCCTCGCTCATCTGATAGTCCAGCGCAATCGCCTCGGGATGCATCAGGCTGGGATGGGGGATCAACACCAGAGAGACCAACTTCTGCCAGTAGCCATCCTTTTCTTGCAGCTCATGGTCGAAGGGTTCGGTGGCGCTCTGAGTCACCGCCTTGAAGCGGGTCACCACAAAGTCGGTAAACACCTGATGGGTGCGATCGAAACAGCGTACATGCCAGCGCTGTCCATTATTCACCAGGGTGTGCGGCACCAGCTCTCTGTGAGTTTCCCCCGATGACACGGACACATAAGTCACGGCTATCGCCTGCTTATGGGCGATAGCCCGCATCACGGCGGCAATAATATTGGTATCGGGATGAATAAGCTGCACCGCATCCAGACAGACGCTACTTGGCGTCACCGGATGGGATAGCCCGTCGCCGAAACCATTGGCCAACCCGTGGAGGATCGCCTCGGGATCATGGTCAAACAGCGGGGTAAACTCGGCGCGCCTATGGTAACGCTTGGTCTGATGCACCAGCTCCATGTTGTGGGGCGCCAACTCGCGGTAGCTGGAGAAATCCCTTGTCGCCGCCGCCAGGCCTGTGGCGAATTTGGCGATCAAGTCCTGGCGTGATACCTGGCCAAAATACTGCAAACTAAAGTCGATAAACGCCAGACGTTGCCGCTGGGCAAATGACAAACTCTCCATCGCATCCATATTGCTACCTTTATTGCCACTCGTAATACCAATCACGGTAAGTAAGTGATCAGAAATAGCACAGGAAAAACAGCCGAGAACAAGGCAGAATTTTTTGATAAGTAATTATTCTACAATCAAAAATAATAACACCGTTATCGGAGGTTTTAACAAGCTAGCATGATCAGTTATTTACTACGATTGGTATAAAATGCTGTCATTAACAAATGGCCGAGCAAATTGCCCGGCCAAAATCTTAAGCTAATGCAATTCTTAGCGAGATGCAATCATAATGGTTAGCACTATTTGATGCCCAGGGCGCTGAAGGTCTCATCGCTTGGAAAACCGTCGGCCACCAGGCCAACGCTGCGCTGAAAGGCCTGCAGGCCGGCGCGGGAGTTGACCCCAAGCACGCCATCAGGCTTACCCACCTCATAGCCCTTCTCGTTGAGTTTGGCCTGTAACTGCTTGAGCTTGGCGCGGCTGATGTTGTCATGCTTTGGCGGCGCCACATGCAGGCGCGCACCACCATTGATGCGATCGGCCAGATGCCCGACGGCGATGGCGTAAAACTCTGAGCGGTTCCAGCGCATGATCACATCGAAGTTGCCATAACCTAAGAAAGCAGGCCCCGTATGCCCTGCCGGTAGATAAAGGGCGGCTTGCATGTCGGGTGTCGACAGCGCGCGGCCATTGGCCTGAGTGATCCCTAAACCGGCCCAGGTGGTTAAACTTTGTTTATCATTACGACCCAGGTGACGATAATCATAATCCTTAGGCAAGCTTACCTCGCGGCCCCAGCGCTCGTTGCGCATCCAACCGAGATTATTCAAGAAGTTAGCCGCACTCGACAGGGCGTCTTGGGTACTGTTAAACAGATCGGCCTTGCCGTCACCATCCGCGTCCACCGCATACTTGGCATAGGCCGAGGGCATAAACTGAGTGTGCCCCATGGCGCCGGCCCAGGAGCCTTGCATCTGGGCGTTATCAAATTGGTAGGCCTCTTTGAGCTTCAACGCCTGAATTAATTCACCGGTAAAATAGTCACTGCGTCTCGGATCGCAGGCAAGGGTTGTCAGGGAGTCGATCACCGGCATCTTGCCTTTATAGGAGCCGAAATTGGTCTCCAGTCCCCAGAAGGCCACCAGATACTGGGGCGGAATGCCATATTCTTGCTGCAACTTATGCAGAAGCTGGCCATGCTGCTTAAGCAGACGTCTGCCCTCCTGAACCCGCCAGTCAGTCACGCGTTTGGAGAAATAGTTGTCGAAGGTCTGACTAAATTCCGGCTGCTTCTTATCTAGCTCTATCACCCTGGCCACATACTTCACCTGACCCAGCCCCTCTTCTACCGTCTTGCTCGACACCCCGGCGGCCAGCGCCTTCTGTTTGAGTGCGCTGACACAGGTATCGAAATCTTGGGCGAGCGCGCTAAGGCTTGGCAAGCCGGTTGCCAGGATCAGGGATGCAAAGGTGAGCAATTTTTTCAAAATAGAGACTCCAAGAGAAAACGGCTAAAAAAATAAGAAACTTAATGATCTGCAGCCGGCGAGAAACCAGACCTTCCCCAGACATGATAACGACTCGGGACACTTATACTAAATGATTTATGATTAATTATTCGAACTAAGACCAGTTTGTCCCATGAGCGGATAAATAGTGGACTGATCGGGTCACCTAGCGCTTGGCTCGTTAGCCACATCGCGTATAATGGGCTCGATTTTACCCACTCTAAGAGAACTCACATGACAGACACTAAGATGACAGACAATAGTCCCGTTTTAGCAAGCTTTATCGACAACGTAAAAGAGCAGCAAGCCGTTTGGGGCCTGCAAGATGAAACTGGCGAAGGTTGGGTCGTGTGTGACTCGTCAGAATATGAAGAAACGGATGTGATGCCGCTGTGGTCTAGCGAAGAACAGGCCAAGGTGCACTGCACTGAAGAATGGCAAGATTATCAGCCGGCTCCCATTCCACTGGAAGAGCTGCTGGAATATTGGATTCAAGATCTGCACGATGACGGCGTATTAGTGGGTATCGACTGGGTCGCCGAGCAGGAATGCCTAGAGCTCGACCCTATCATCCTGGCCAAGAGCCTGGTCGACATAGAGCAAGAGTAAGCCCTGAGCTTGCGCTTTAATATGCGCTTATACCAAGTAGCAGACAGGGGATAGCCCTTGTCTGCAAGCCTGCCCCTGGTCGACATCCCCTTCGACAGACGCCACACCTGTTGGTTCTGCGCCGAGCCCTGTGCTCATCAGTTTGACTATCACGCCTTGGGACATTGCCCTCACCCCTCGCTAGCGGTTCCCGCCTGTAAGGAGTGTCTGCAGATCGCCGAGAAGGCACCGCTTAGCTCTATCTGGGACTGCCACAGCGCAGTTAAAGACGAGTTAATGCGCCGCTATGCCAAACACCTGGCCATAGGCGAAAACTGGACCCAAGAGGAGCTAGAAGAATCGGACTTTAGCTGTAAGGTATTCGAAGGCTTTAAGAAGAGCGCCTGGTTTATGTATCAGGTCGCCAAAGAACGGGTCAGCGTTGCGCCCTGGCCCCTCAGCCTCAAGGGGATCCCACTCGACACAGCTGGTTTTGGCGGCGGTTTTGAGTTTGACGGCGTGCAATTTTCGTCGCTGGCCAAGGCCGTGGAACATTACGCCAAGATGCTGGGACTGGATAAGGCCTTTCTGCATCAGCTGCTGGCCGCCGTTGGCCGTGACCGTTTCGGCTACGCGGTGCGCATCGCCAGGATCAATATCGTCTCCACCGCCGTGGTCAAGCGTCAAGTATTGCGAGATATCCTTGCCGAGCAGGCACTCGACTATGATTCTATAGGCAATGATTCGCTAGACGATGAATAGTTGGACCTTGAATAACTAGGCGATGAAAAGCTAATAGTACTAAAAGCTTTCCGCTTAATTTACCTGTTCGGGCAACTGAGTACGTAGACGCTCCTGCACCACATCCACCAGCAGATCCGGCTGGAATTTTGAGATAAAGCGATCGCATCCCACCTTCTCCACCATGGCATTGTTAAAGCTGCCACTCAGCGAGGTATTGAGGGTAATAAAGAGATTGGCCATCCGCTTGTCGTTACGTACCTCATAGGTGAGACGATAACCGTCCATTTCGGGCATCTCGGCGTCGGTGATCAGCATGAGTATCTCTTGGTTGATATCACGCCCCTCGTCGCACCAACGCTTCAACAGCTTAAGTGCCTGCAGGCCATCCGAGGTCTCTATCACCTCAATACCCAGTGGCGCTAGCGTATCTTTTACCTGTCGGCGGGCGGTAGCAGAGTCGTCGGCAATTAAGATCTTGCGCCCTATCATCTTATCCACCAAGGCCTCATCCAATACCCCTTCCGAGATGGCGATATCATAGTGCACGATTTCCGCCAGCACCTTCTCCACATCGATAATGGAGACCAGACGAGTCGCGCCATCTACCTCCACCTTAGTGATGGCAGTCAGATAGTTATGACTGCCTGTGCTCTTGGGCGGCGGCATGATGTCGCTCCAGGTCATATTGATGATATGGTCGACCTTGCCGACCATGAAGCCCTGCACGCTGCGGTTATATTCGGTGATGATAAGGTTTGCTTCCTGGTCGCTGTTCATGGGCTGAAAACCGATGGCGGCGCGAAGATCGATAACGGGAATCGAGGTGCCACGAATGTTGGCGACCCCCTTGATGCTAGGATGGCTACCGGGTAAGGCACTCAGCTTCGGCAGCTTAACCACCTCTTTGACCTTAAACACATTGATCGCAAACAGCTGCGTCGCATTGATACGAAACAG is a window from the Shewanella loihica PV-4 genome containing:
- a CDS encoding DUF2750 domain-containing protein; the protein is MTDTKMTDNSPVLASFIDNVKEQQAVWGLQDETGEGWVVCDSSEYEETDVMPLWSSEEQAKVHCTEEWQDYQPAPIPLEELLEYWIQDLHDDGVLVGIDWVAEQECLELDPIILAKSLVDIEQE
- a CDS encoding chemotaxis protein CheV, with amino-acid sequence MAKVLESVDQRTQLVGENRLELLLFRINATQLFAINVFKVKEVVKLPKLSALPGSHPSIKGVANIRGTSIPVIDLRAAIGFQPMNSDQEANLIITEYNRSVQGFMVGKVDHIINMTWSDIMPPPKSTGSHNYLTAITKVEVDGATRLVSIIDVEKVLAEIVHYDIAISEGVLDEALVDKMIGRKILIADDSATARRQVKDTLAPLGIEVIETSDGLQALKLLKRWCDEGRDINQEILMLITDAEMPEMDGYRLTYEVRNDKRMANLFITLNTSLSGSFNNAMVEKVGCDRFISKFQPDLLVDVVQERLRTQLPEQVN
- a CDS encoding WYL domain-containing protein, which produces MDAMESLSFAQRQRLAFIDFSLQYFGQVSRQDLIAKFATGLAAATRDFSSYRELAPHNMELVHQTKRYHRRAEFTPLFDHDPEAILHGLANGFGDGLSHPVTPSSVCLDAVQLIHPDTNIIAAVMRAIAHKQAIAVTYVSVSSGETHRELVPHTLVNNGQRWHVRCFDRTHQVFTDFVVTRFKAVTQSATEPFDHELQEKDGYWQKLVSLVLIPHPSLMHPEAIALDYQMSEGELVISCRAALAGYLLRQWSVDCSAQHQIRSGVCQLALKNHAILSEIEHLAIVPGAKA
- a CDS encoding lytic murein transglycosylase, translating into MKKLLTFASLILATGLPSLSALAQDFDTCVSALKQKALAAGVSSKTVEEGLGQVKYVARVIELDKKQPEFSQTFDNYFSKRVTDWRVQEGRRLLKQHGQLLHKLQQEYGIPPQYLVAFWGLETNFGSYKGKMPVIDSLTTLACDPRRSDYFTGELIQALKLKEAYQFDNAQMQGSWAGAMGHTQFMPSAYAKYAVDADGDGKADLFNSTQDALSSAANFLNNLGWMRNERWGREVSLPKDYDYRHLGRNDKQSLTTWAGLGITQANGRALSTPDMQAALYLPAGHTGPAFLGYGNFDVIMRWNRSEFYAIAVGHLADRINGGARLHVAPPKHDNISRAKLKQLQAKLNEKGYEVGKPDGVLGVNSRAGLQAFQRSVGLVADGFPSDETFSALGIK